One window from the genome of Mycolicibacterium gadium encodes:
- a CDS encoding TetR/AcrR family transcriptional regulator — METAVSTVKRRPKDRKQQILEQAVRLFIERGFHSVKLEDIAEAAGVTARAVYRHYDNKQALLAAAIRTGQEQYQSARQLSEGETASAPRPLSVELPDLTAAAVASRSLTVLWQREARYLDDVERSEVRRRINAIVAGIRDSVRLEVTGLSPQHLELRAWAVSSTITSLGRHNLSLPGDELSELLNRACMAAARTPVVSALKPLDPTPEDGRALFSRHETLLATGARLFRAQGYPAVSTSEIGKGAGIAGPGLYRTFSSKQAILDALIRRLDDWWSLETIRALRGDEDTAACLRMLVAGRVRISLDDPDLVSVSITELSHASDEVRETYTRNQADRESVWIDLICSLMPETTAAQARLLVAAAISFIDDTVRTWHLTRYSGVAEEITAIVLSILTSRGHQSAEMVPPSAI, encoded by the coding sequence GTGGAGACCGCGGTTTCAACCGTCAAGCGCAGGCCCAAGGATCGGAAGCAGCAGATCCTGGAGCAGGCCGTTCGGCTGTTCATCGAACGTGGCTTTCACTCGGTCAAGCTGGAGGACATCGCCGAGGCGGCGGGTGTCACCGCCCGCGCCGTCTATCGGCACTACGACAACAAGCAGGCCCTGCTCGCTGCCGCTATCCGCACCGGCCAGGAGCAGTATCAGAGCGCCCGGCAGCTCTCCGAGGGCGAGACAGCGTCGGCGCCGCGGCCGTTGAGCGTCGAACTACCCGACCTGACGGCGGCCGCCGTCGCATCGCGGTCTTTGACGGTGCTGTGGCAGCGCGAGGCCCGCTACCTCGACGACGTCGAGCGGTCCGAGGTGCGCCGTCGCATCAACGCCATCGTGGCCGGCATTCGCGACAGTGTGCGGCTCGAAGTGACCGGGCTCAGCCCCCAGCATCTCGAACTGCGCGCCTGGGCGGTGTCCAGCACCATCACCAGCCTGGGTAGACACAACCTGAGCCTGCCGGGAGATGAGCTGTCCGAACTGCTGAACCGGGCCTGCATGGCGGCTGCACGGACTCCTGTCGTCAGCGCGCTGAAGCCTCTCGACCCGACGCCCGAAGACGGGCGCGCATTGTTCTCCCGGCACGAAACCCTGCTGGCCACCGGTGCGCGTCTCTTCCGCGCTCAGGGCTATCCGGCCGTCAGCACCAGTGAGATCGGCAAGGGCGCCGGCATTGCGGGTCCCGGCTTGTATCGCACGTTTTCGTCCAAGCAGGCCATCCTCGACGCCCTCATTCGGCGTCTGGACGACTGGTGGAGCCTGGAAACCATTCGCGCGTTGCGCGGCGACGAAGACACGGCGGCCTGTCTGCGCATGCTGGTCGCCGGACGGGTGCGCATCAGCCTCGACGATCCCGACCTGGTGTCGGTGTCGATCACCGAACTTTCCCACGCATCGGACGAAGTCCGCGAGACATACACGCGCAACCAGGCCGACCGCGAATCGGTATGGATCGACCTCATCTGCAGCCTGATGCCCGAAACCACGGCTGCGCAGGCTCGACTCCTCGTCGCCGCGGCCATCAGCTTCATCGACGACACCGTGCGCACGTGGCACCTGACCCGGTATTCGGGCGTGGCGGAAGAGATCACCGCGATCGTGTTGTCGATCCTGACCAGCCGCGGTCACCAGAGCGCGGAAATGGTTCCGCCATCTGCGATCTGA
- a CDS encoding limonene-1,2-epoxide hydrolase family protein encodes MCGAFAADAVYHNTPVKPIEGIDGIRAIFRAFLDAFSYAKLDVVTLAAEPGLVLAERIDYFTMNDGRKVELPVTGVFVVKNGEITRFTDYFDLADFERQSGFKL; translated from the coding sequence ATCTGTGGTGCTTTCGCCGCCGACGCCGTTTACCACAACACGCCGGTGAAGCCGATCGAGGGCATCGACGGTATCCGGGCGATCTTCCGCGCCTTCCTCGACGCGTTCTCGTACGCCAAGCTCGACGTCGTGACGCTGGCGGCCGAACCGGGCCTTGTGCTCGCCGAACGAATCGACTACTTCACCATGAACGACGGCCGCAAGGTCGAACTGCCCGTCACCGGCGTCTTCGTCGTCAAGAACGGCGAAATCACCCGCTTCACCGACTATTTCGACCTTGCCGACTTCGAGCGCCAGAGCGGATTCAAGCTGTAG
- a CDS encoding ABC transporter permease: MRARNAVVGGWDQIGSQTRFYATTLAGIPDAVVNYRGELLRVIAQMGLGSGALAVIGGTVVIVAFLTMTTGAIVAVQGYNQLASVGVEALTGFASAFFNTREIQPGTVMVALAATVGAGSTAQLGAMRINEEIDALEAIGIRSVSYLASTRVVAGVIVAIPLFCIGLMTAFWAARVGTTAVYGQGSGVYDHYFYTYLSPSDVLWSLAEVAAVALMIMLLCTYYGYTARGGPAGVGEAVGRAVRASMVVASVLIVIMTLAIYGQSGDFHLAG; encoded by the coding sequence CTGCGGGCGAGGAATGCGGTGGTGGGCGGGTGGGACCAGATTGGTTCGCAGACAAGGTTTTACGCCACCACGCTGGCGGGCATTCCGGATGCCGTCGTCAACTACCGTGGCGAGTTGTTGCGAGTGATCGCACAGATGGGATTGGGTAGCGGGGCGCTCGCGGTGATCGGCGGGACGGTGGTGATCGTGGCGTTCTTGACGATGACGACGGGTGCGATCGTCGCGGTGCAGGGATACAACCAGTTGGCGTCGGTGGGTGTGGAGGCGCTCACGGGCTTCGCATCGGCGTTTTTCAATACCCGCGAGATTCAGCCGGGCACGGTGATGGTGGCGTTGGCCGCCACCGTCGGCGCCGGCAGTACCGCTCAGCTCGGGGCGATGCGAATCAACGAGGAGATCGACGCGCTCGAGGCCATCGGTATCCGCAGTGTGAGCTACTTGGCCTCCACCCGGGTGGTGGCCGGAGTGATTGTGGCGATCCCGTTGTTCTGCATCGGGCTGATGACGGCTTTCTGGGCCGCTCGTGTCGGCACCACCGCTGTGTATGGGCAGGGGTCAGGTGTCTACGACCATTACTTCTATACGTATCTGAGTCCATCCGACGTCTTGTGGTCGTTGGCCGAGGTGGCCGCGGTCGCGTTGATGATCATGCTGCTGTGTACCTATTACGGCTATACCGCGCGTGGAGGGCCCGCAGGCGTAGGTGAGGCCGTGGGCCGAGCGGTGCGTGCCTCGATGGTCGTCGCATCGGTCCTGATCGTGATCATGACGCTGGCCATCTACGGCCAGTCCGGCGATTTCCATTTGGCCGGCTAG
- a CDS encoding MCE family protein has protein sequence MKRRAGTYRIATGWWTLILLTAIVLFLSAAAASFGETFRSYVPVTLSSDRAGLVMETNADVMMRGVQVGRVSEIGGGGDRASLRLEIDPDQIRYIPANVNAQISATTAFGTKFVELVYPPDPSPKRLAAGAVLQSKNVSTEINTVFENVVELLKMIDPLKLNAVLTAVADGVRGQGQRMGQATTDLNEVLLALNARAETMRENWRSLKNVADTYDAAADDIVSILDAVSTTSTTITDQASALDGLLLNVIGLSTAGTNLLATSKDGLVEAVNTLEPTTNLLLQHSPVYACFLKGATWYLDNGGYAAWGGDGRTLQLDVALLLGNDPYAYPNNLPIVAAKGGPGGAPGCGSLPDATKNFPVRQLITNTGWGTGLDVRPNPGIGHPCWANYFPTTRAVPEPPSIRQCLPGPAIGPVPYRGATIRRAAVRAGRSAAMAGRPRRPRHHSTTTGRAP, from the coding sequence ATGAAGCGCAGGGCTGGGACATACCGCATCGCCACCGGGTGGTGGACGCTGATCTTGTTGACGGCAATCGTTCTGTTTCTTTCCGCGGCGGCGGCATCGTTCGGGGAAACGTTCAGATCGTATGTGCCCGTGACACTTTCATCTGATCGAGCGGGTTTGGTGATGGAGACCAACGCAGATGTCATGATGCGTGGTGTCCAAGTCGGCAGGGTCAGCGAGATCGGCGGTGGTGGTGATCGAGCCAGCTTGAGGCTGGAGATCGACCCCGACCAGATCCGCTACATCCCGGCGAACGTGAACGCTCAGATCAGTGCCACAACCGCGTTCGGCACCAAGTTCGTCGAGCTGGTGTATCCGCCGGATCCGAGCCCCAAGCGGCTGGCCGCCGGCGCCGTGCTGCAATCCAAGAACGTCAGCACTGAGATCAACACGGTCTTCGAGAACGTCGTCGAGCTGCTCAAGATGATTGACCCGCTGAAGCTGAACGCCGTGCTGACCGCAGTCGCCGATGGCGTGCGCGGACAGGGCCAGCGGATGGGTCAGGCCACCACGGACCTCAATGAGGTCCTACTGGCATTGAACGCGCGCGCCGAAACCATGCGAGAGAACTGGCGCTCGCTCAAGAACGTCGCTGACACGTATGACGCGGCAGCCGATGACATCGTGTCCATCCTGGATGCCGTCAGCACCACCAGCACGACGATCACCGACCAGGCGAGCGCTCTAGATGGCTTGTTGTTGAACGTCATCGGGCTGTCGACGGCAGGCACGAACCTGCTTGCCACGAGTAAGGACGGTCTCGTCGAGGCGGTCAACACCCTCGAGCCGACGACGAACCTGCTGCTGCAGCACAGCCCCGTGTACGCGTGCTTTCTGAAGGGGGCCACGTGGTATCTCGACAACGGCGGCTATGCGGCGTGGGGCGGCGATGGCCGCACCCTTCAGCTCGACGTCGCCTTGTTGCTGGGAAACGATCCCTACGCCTACCCGAACAATCTGCCGATAGTGGCCGCCAAGGGCGGACCCGGCGGTGCGCCGGGGTGCGGCTCGCTTCCGGATGCGACAAAGAACTTCCCGGTGCGCCAGCTGATCACCAACACCGGCTGGGGGACCGGCCTGGATGTTCGGCCCAACCCCGGCATCGGACATCCGTGCTGGGCGAACTACTTCCCGACGACCCGTGCCGTGCCGGAGCCACCGAGCATTCGTCAGTGCCTGCCAGGCCCGGCGATCGGGCCGGTTCCATACCGGGGCGCCACCATACGGCGCGCCGCTGTACGGGCCGGGCGGAGTGCCGCTATGGCCGGGCGTCCCCGGCGGCCCCGGCACCACTCGACGACAACGGGCAGGGCCCCGTGA
- a CDS encoding MlaE family ABC transporter permease yields the protein MVISAQTATRPVRAVGGFLAMSLDTLVLMFKPPFAWREYLAQCWFVARVSTLPAILMTIPWAVISGFLFNVLLADIGAADFSGTGAAIFTVSQSGPIVTVLVVAGAGATAMCADLGARTIREELDALRVMGINPIQALVVPRVLAATTVSLALSSVVIMTGLVGAFVCSVYLMDVSAGAWVAGLTTLTHMADVVISMVKATLFGLMAGLIACYQGISVDGGSAGVGRAVNETVVFAFLVLFLINIIVTAVGVPFMVS from the coding sequence ATGGTGATCTCCGCGCAAACGGCGACCAGGCCCGTGCGTGCGGTCGGCGGGTTCTTGGCCATGTCGTTGGACACCTTGGTGTTGATGTTCAAGCCGCCGTTCGCGTGGCGTGAGTATTTGGCTCAGTGCTGGTTCGTGGCAAGGGTTTCGACGCTGCCCGCGATACTGATGACTATCCCGTGGGCGGTGATCTCGGGGTTTCTTTTCAACGTCTTGCTGGCCGATATCGGCGCGGCGGATTTTTCCGGCACCGGCGCTGCGATCTTCACGGTGTCTCAGAGCGGTCCGATCGTGACGGTGTTGGTGGTGGCGGGTGCGGGTGCCACGGCGATGTGCGCCGATCTGGGTGCGCGAACGATTCGCGAGGAACTCGATGCGCTGCGGGTGATGGGTATCAACCCGATTCAGGCGCTGGTCGTCCCGCGCGTGCTGGCGGCTACGACCGTGTCACTGGCGCTGAGCTCAGTGGTGATCATGACGGGTCTGGTCGGGGCGTTCGTTTGCTCGGTGTATCTCATGGACGTTTCGGCGGGCGCCTGGGTGGCGGGGTTGACCACGCTGACCCATATGGCCGACGTCGTCATCTCGATGGTCAAGGCGACCCTGTTCGGATTGATGGCGGGCTTGATCGCTTGCTACCAAGGCATTTCGGTCGATGGTGGTTCCGCCGGTGTCGGCAGGGCGGTGAACGAAACGGTGGTGTTCGCCTTCCTGGTGTTGTTCTTGATCAACATCATCGTCACCGCTGTCGGCGTCCCCTTCATGGTGTCCTGA